One Alkaliphilus sp. B6464 genomic window carries:
- a CDS encoding prepilin peptidase has protein sequence MRELYRDYLKPLSIRWKILLIVLLIMVNMANLLIRASLDKILICNVLVVITILDIRYLKIPNALIVFLLGLSVSSIAIVGDINSIISRILAFFSISVLMVIYSLVSGIGGGDVKLISVLSLIFGFKETFLIFALSTILGAVASLFLILIKKVKLNTKVPLSPFIVVVTMFFLH, from the coding sequence ATGAGAGAATTATATAGGGATTACTTAAAACCTTTAAGTATTAGGTGGAAGATACTTTTAATTGTTCTATTGATTATGGTTAATATGGCTAATTTACTTATAAGGGCTTCTTTAGACAAAATACTAATATGCAATGTTTTGGTTGTAATTACGATACTGGATATTAGGTATTTGAAAATACCTAATGCTTTAATTGTATTTTTACTGGGATTATCAGTGTCAAGCATTGCTATTGTAGGAGACATTAATTCTATTATTTCTAGAATTTTAGCTTTCTTTTCAATATCTGTATTGATGGTAATTTACTCTCTAGTCAGTGGAATAGGAGGTGGGGATGTTAAGTTAATTTCTGTTTTAAGTCTCATATTTGGTTTTAAAGAAACATTTCTTATATTTGCTTTATCTACAATTCTAGGAGCTGTAGCAAGTTTATTTTTAATCTTAATCAAGAAAGTAAAATTAAATACAAAGGTACCTTTAAGTCCATTTATTGTAGTTGTAACTATGTTTTTTC